In Symphalangus syndactylus isolate Jambi chromosome 15, NHGRI_mSymSyn1-v2.1_pri, whole genome shotgun sequence, the following are encoded in one genomic region:
- the LOC129463923 gene encoding large ribosomal subunit protein eL21-like, producing MTNTKGKRRGTRYMLSRPFRKHGVVPLATYMRICKKGDTVDIKGMGTVQKRMPHKCYHGKTGRAYNVTQHAVGIVVNKQVKGKILAKRINVHIEHIKHSKSRDSFLKRVKENDQKKKEAKEKGTWVQLKRQPAPPREAHFVRTNGKEPELLEPIPYEFMA from the coding sequence ATGacaaacacaaagggaaagaggagaggcacccGATACATGTTATctaggccttttagaaaacatggagttgttcctttggccacGTATATGCGAATCTGTAAGAAAGGTGATACTGTAGACATCAAGGGAATGGGTACTGTTCAAAAACGAATGCCCCACAAGTGTTACCATGGCAAAACTGGAAGAGCCTACAATGTTACCCAGCATGCTGTTGGCATTGTTGTAAACAAACAAGTtaagggcaagattcttgccaagagaattaatgtgcatattgagcacattaagcactctaagagccgagatagcttcctgaaacgcgtgaaggaaaatgatcagaaaaagaaagaagccaaagagaaaggtacctgggttcaactaaagcgccagcctgctccacccagagaagcacactttgtaagaaccaatgggaaggagcctgagctgctggaacctattccctatgaattcatggcataa